Proteins from a single region of Dysosmobacter acutus:
- a CDS encoding transposon-encoded TnpW family protein, which translates to MNNTATNSTPCPTVRKQIGKTTYIVRVHFSQTAKETMEDKIKRLLREEVRKM; encoded by the coding sequence ATGAACAATACCGCAACCAACAGCACCCCTTGCCCGACTGTCAGAAAGCAGATCGGCAAGACAACCTATATCGTCCGTGTCCATTTCAGCCAGACCGCAAAAGAGACGATGGAGGACAAAATCAAGCGTCTGCTCCGTGAGGAAGTCCGCAAAATGTGA
- a CDS encoding PrgI family protein: MEVRINKEVRNYQESLFFGLSLRQLLFALLAVAVAVGVYFGLRPVLGNGEIGWACVLAAFPFALGGFFQYNGMTLERFLLAYIRSEFLFPRRLVFRSDNIYAKALENSTIKEALKLD; the protein is encoded by the coding sequence TTGGAGGTCCGCATCAACAAAGAAGTACGAAATTACCAGGAGAGTCTATTCTTCGGGCTGTCCCTGCGGCAGTTGCTGTTCGCTCTGCTGGCGGTCGCCGTGGCAGTGGGCGTATATTTCGGCCTGCGCCCTGTGCTGGGGAATGGGGAGATCGGCTGGGCCTGCGTGCTTGCAGCCTTTCCCTTTGCCCTGGGCGGCTTTTTTCAGTATAACGGCATGACGCTGGAACGCTTTCTGCTCGCGTATATCCGCTCGGAATTCCTGTTTCCCCGCAGACTCGTGTTCAGATCGGACAACATATACGCCAAAGCTCTGGAAAATTCAACGATAAAGGAGGCTCTCAAACTTGATTAA
- a CDS encoding formate hydrogenlyase, with amino-acid sequence MKHDLNNKNFERKAKRVYSVFACVALLLAVTAVPALAADDPLTVVNNLSDFIFSLIRAIGLILLGFGILQVGLSLKSHDPSQRANGMLTVAGGIVITFTKEILTLITG; translated from the coding sequence ATGAAACATGATTTGAATAACAAGAATTTTGAAAGAAAGGCAAAGCGGGTCTATTCCGTCTTTGCCTGTGTCGCCCTGCTTCTGGCAGTCACCGCAGTGCCTGCGCTGGCGGCAGATGACCCGCTGACGGTGGTCAACAACCTGTCTGATTTCATTTTCTCTCTGATCCGCGCCATTGGCCTTATTCTGCTGGGCTTTGGCATTTTGCAGGTGGGACTGTCCCTCAAGAGCCATGACCCCTCTCAGCGCGCCAACGGTATGCTGACGGTGGCAGGCGGCATCGTCATTACCTTTACGAAGGAGATCCTCACTCTCATCACCGGCTGA
- a CDS encoding AAA family ATPase, with product MNYTQAQIDRANAVSLEDFLRTQGETLIKSGREYRWKEHDSLTVRGNKWFRHSQSKGGYPIDFVMEFYGKSFSEAVQLLTGESGEGQTEATTAPPTAFHLPLHNRTADRAIQYLCESRGLNPKLVEAFLLSGDIYEDAKRHNVVFVGRDRSGTPRYAHVRGTADPFRQDITGSDKSYPFRYEGNGNQLFVFEAPIDLLSFICLYPQDWQTRSYLALGGVSGKALDRFLSERKDTRKVFLCLDSDTAGSEACTRLEQDIPGEIAVIRLVPARKDWNDVLRQQGDIPSRKFIAETITLRELPTAQPVPMLRMADVELTSVEWLWFPYIPFGKLTIIQGNPGEGKTYFAMRLAAACTNRKPLPGMETLEPFNIIYQTAEDGLGDTVKPRLMEAEADLERVLVIDDRDTPLTLADERIARAIRENNARLVIIDPVQAFLGADVDMNRANEVRPIFRSLGDIAQATGCAIVLIGHLNKAAGTQSTYRGLGSIDITAAVRSLLFIGKLKDSPTTRVLIHEKSSLAPPGQSLAFSLGDEKGFEWIGAYDITADELLAGTDTAKTESKTAQAQMLILELLANGKRMPSAELEKAVNERGISSRTMRTAKSRIGDRLVTEKDSTAWVCYLRD from the coding sequence ATGAATTACACCCAAGCACAGATTGACCGGGCAAACGCCGTCAGTCTGGAAGATTTTCTCCGCACACAGGGAGAGACACTTATCAAAAGCGGACGAGAATACCGCTGGAAAGAACATGACAGCCTGACCGTCCGGGGAAACAAGTGGTTTCGACACAGCCAGAGCAAGGGCGGCTATCCCATTGATTTTGTCATGGAGTTTTACGGCAAATCCTTTTCCGAAGCTGTCCAGCTCTTAACCGGCGAAAGCGGCGAAGGACAGACCGAAGCCACCACAGCACCGCCCACAGCGTTCCACTTGCCCTTGCACAACCGAACAGCCGACAGAGCAATTCAATATCTTTGCGAAAGCCGAGGTCTCAACCCGAAACTGGTTGAGGCTTTTCTTCTTTCCGGGGATATTTACGAGGACGCAAAGCGGCACAATGTTGTCTTTGTTGGCAGAGACCGAAGCGGTACGCCAAGATACGCCCATGTGCGAGGAACGGCAGACCCATTCAGACAGGATATTACCGGGTCTGACAAGTCCTATCCGTTCCGCTATGAGGGAAACGGCAACCAGCTTTTTGTTTTTGAAGCACCGATTGACCTTTTGTCCTTTATCTGCCTTTATCCGCAGGACTGGCAGACAAGGAGCTACCTTGCCCTGGGCGGCGTTTCAGGCAAAGCCCTTGACCGTTTTCTTTCTGAACGCAAGGACACCCGAAAAGTGTTCCTCTGCCTTGACAGCGACACCGCAGGAAGTGAAGCCTGCACCCGGCTGGAACAGGACATTCCCGGCGAGATCGCCGTCATTCGCCTTGTCCCGGCAAGGAAAGACTGGAACGATGTTCTCCGTCAGCAAGGGGACATTCCGAGCCGCAAATTCATAGCCGAGACAATCACGCTGCGAGAGCTGCCCACCGCCCAGCCTGTTCCCATGCTCCGCATGGCAGATGTGGAGCTGACGAGTGTGGAATGGCTATGGTTTCCCTATATCCCCTTTGGAAAGCTGACGATCATACAGGGCAACCCCGGCGAGGGCAAGACCTACTTTGCCATGCGTCTTGCGGCGGCTTGCACCAACCGAAAGCCTTTACCCGGTATGGAGACCCTTGAGCCTTTCAACATCATCTATCAGACCGCAGAGGACGGTCTGGGCGATACCGTCAAGCCCCGACTGATGGAAGCGGAAGCAGACCTTGAAAGAGTGCTTGTCATTGACGATAGGGACACACCGCTGACCCTTGCCGATGAGCGCATAGCAAGGGCAATCCGGGAAAACAACGCAAGGCTTGTTATCATTGACCCGGTACAGGCGTTTCTGGGCGCAGATGTGGACATGAACAGAGCAAACGAGGTGCGCCCGATATTCCGCAGTCTGGGAGACATTGCACAGGCTACCGGGTGCGCTATCGTGCTGATTGGACACCTGAACAAAGCCGCAGGAACGCAAAGCACCTACCGGGGATTGGGGTCTATCGACATTACGGCGGCAGTCCGCAGTCTGCTCTTTATCGGTAAGCTGAAGGACAGCCCCACAACAAGGGTACTTATCCATGAGAAAAGCTCCCTTGCGCCGCCCGGACAGTCCCTTGCCTTTTCTCTGGGAGACGAGAAAGGCTTTGAGTGGATAGGAGCTTATGACATTACCGCTGACGAGCTTCTTGCCGGGACAGACACCGCAAAGACCGAGAGCAAGACCGCACAGGCGCAAATGCTCATTCTGGAATTGCTTGCAAACGGAAAGCGTATGCCGAGTGCAGAGCTGGAAAAGGCAGTCAATGAGCGTGGGATTTCCTCACGCACCATGAGAACGGCAAAGAGCCGTATCGGAGACAGGCTTGTGACCGAGAAAGACAGCACAGCATGGGTCTGCTATCTCCGAGACTGA